The genomic segment AAACTCGTAGTCAGTACAAAGGGTGCAAAGTTTTGTTGATTTCTGAAAGCAAAACGGTATTATTAACTCAAATGGGAAGGAAAGAAAACTGTGTTTTCTGTTTGGAAGCCTTGAAGGAGAAGGAAACAGAGATGCTGTTCAAGAAAATGGCTGGAATGGGAGACTATAATTCTAAATTTCAGAAGTTAGGAGCTCAAATTGCGAACAAGTGTAATGGGTTGCCAATGACAATTGTTACAACTGCAAGGGCCTTAAAAAAACAGAGCCCCTTTGTATGGGAGGATATTCTTCGAAAACTTGAATGGCAGAAGTTAACTGGAGCACCTGAGCTGTCAACAAAGTTGAGTTATGATCTTTTAGAAGACGATGAACTCAAGTATACTTTCTTACTTTGTGCTCGCATGGGTCATGATGCATTGATTATGGACTTGGTCAAATATTGCATTGGTTTGGGGTTCCTTCAAGGGATCTACACAGTGAGAGAAACCAGAGACAGAGTTTGTACCCTTGTTGAAAAGCTGAAAGAATCGGGTTTGTTGTCTGACAGCTATTCAAGGGATCAATTTACCATGCAAAATATTATTCGCAATGCAGCTTTGTCAATAGCAAATaaggaaaaacatttatttacaGTGACAAAGGGAAAGATAGATGAATGGCCCGAGAAACTTGACGAGTATGCTGCTATTTCCTTGCATCATTGTAACTTCATTGAGGGGTTTCCTAGGAGAATAAAGTACCCAGGACTTAGGGTCTTCCATTTCAACAATAATGATCCACATCTCAAAGTAcccacaaatttttttaaaggaatGAAGGGACTCAAAGTGTTGATATTGACTGGCATTCATCTCTCCCTCTTAGAATCATCAGTTTCATCCTTGATAGAACTCAGAATGCTTTGTTTGGAGCAATGCACGCTAGAAGAATTATCCATCATAGGAATGCTGAAAAAGTTAAGAATTCTTAGTTTTTCAAGATCTGATATCGAAAAATTGCCAGTTGAAttgcaaaagttgaaaaaacTACAAATTTTTGACTTAAGTAATTGCTCTAAACTTAAAGAAATTCCATCAGGTGTCATTTCAAACTTGGTATGCTTGGAGGAGTTGTATATGAGAAATACCTTGATTCATTGGGAGAAGGAAGAACTTACACGTCAAAGTAAAATAGGCCTTCTTTCTGAGTTGAAACACTTGAGCCAATTGACAACTCTAGACATACAAATCCCAGAGGTTTCCCATTTGCCGAAAACCTTGTTCTTTGACAAGTTATATAGTTACAAGATTGTTATTGGAGATTTGAGTGCACTCTTAGAGACTGATTTCAAGATTCCAGAGATGTATGAAACATCTAGATTTTTAGCAATACGATTGAAAGATGGGTTTGACATTCACTCTCTAAAGGGGGTCAAAATGTTGTTTGAAGGAGTTCAAAGTTTGCTTTTGGAAGAACTTAATACTGTCcatgatttattttatagattgaATTTAAAGGGTTTTCCATATCTAAAACATCtgtttattgtaaataatttcacCATTCAATCTCTCATCTATCCGAAAGACAGACAACAGTCACAACACCCTGAGAAAGCGTTTCCTAAACTGGAGTCATTGCATCTCTATAATcttaagaagataaaaaatatatgctcCTGTAAACTTTCTGAACCCTCCTTTGGTAAACTGAAAGTCATCAAGATCAATCTCTGTGGTCAATTGAAGAGTGTGTTCTCAATTTCTATGGTAAATCTTTTAACTGCTCTTGAAACAATTGAAGTTTCTGAGTGTTACTCTTTGACGGAGATTGTCTCTGTGGAAGAATCACAAAGCAATACTCAGGAATCCAAACTGGTGTTCCCTAAATTACTGTATTTGAAGCTACAATCTTTGTCTCTGTGTGGTAAATTTTATTCCATAACGGAGGAAAAACTCTTCAATGAAAAGGTATATTTAAAATCATGTTCTAAATGCTTTTATCTTTTACAGGTCATACttgtttttcacattttattttgttaaaactaATAGGAAGGAGTTCGTAAGCTGTGAATACTTAAATCATCTTATCtattgaaaaaattaagttgagaaagtcaaaataaattctttaatttcCATACACAACTTCATGTGTGTCTCTTTGCAGGTTGATGTTTCAAAATTAGAGAGAATGGAGTTGTCCTCAATTCCCATTACCGAGATATGGAATTATCATCATTCAAACAGGTccttgtttaaaaatttgacaCATTTGGATGTTAATGGTTGTTGGAAACTAGAACATCTAATATCTTTTTCAATGGCCAAGTGTCTGGGAAGCCTTCAAAGCCTTTTTGTAAGTGAATGCGGAAATATGAAAGGCATCTTTCCTGATAGCATGCAGATGGAGGTAAGTAGGTTGGTTGGATTATATTTTCACCTTGTAATTTTCATGTTCGAATATTATGTTAGCATACTAGATTTAAAATGTAGGTTCTCTAAGTCATAAATTTCAGAAACTAGTTGACATATAGGTATGATTGGCCTCCCTTGTCTTTACGATGTCAAATTACAACCCACAACAAAATCATAGTTTCAACTTTATTGCACTTTATATGATACCTATATACAATAATATCATAATCCTAGTAGAAATTTCAACCTTTATTATAATCAAAGTGTTTTTTGCTCTTTCATTATTGATTGGGTATGCTACTTGTTTTGCATAAGATTTTTCTAACTTACGACTATTATGAACCAAAAACAGGGTGACATCTTTCCAAAATTGAAGAATATCAAATTAAGTAGCATGAAGAGTTTGCGCAAGATATGGCCCTCAGACCTCCCTTCAAAATCCTTTAGCAAACTAGACACACTAATCATTGAGAAGTGTGATAAATTAGTCAGTGTTTTTCCTCATTATTATGAGGGAATATTTCACAGTCTATGCAACCTGACTGTTACAAAATGCACGCAAATGCAAACAATATTTGACACATATGATAAAATGCGTTATGTTGGGGTTGTTAGCTTGCAAGATCTTCATTTAGAAATACTCCCAAATTTGAAGCATGTATGGAAATTGGAAAAGGGTAAAGGAGGGATTCTTGAGTTGAAGAATCTGCAAAAGATAATGGTTCAAAATTGTTACTGCTTGGAAAATATATTTCCATTTTCTGTAGCTGAGAATCTTGGTAATCTTGAATACCTTGTGGTGAGTTATTGTGTTGAATTGAGGGAAATTGTGGCCAAAAGTGCGGCTGTCAACACTGCTAAATTATTATTCAAGTTCCCTAAACTAAGAAGCATTAAATTTTCAGTCCTACCACGACTTACAAGTTTCTATCCAGGAGCTTTTCAACTGTGTTGTCCAACATTAAATGACCTATCTATTGAATATTGTGACTTGCTGGAACCATTCCAGAAAGAAACTGTAGATGTAGAAGGAAAATGTGTCCTCTTTTCTGAAGAGGTACGACTAAGCCTTTCAAATCTTTAACCTAattcttgaaaataaataattataaaactggAAAATAATCTTATGCATGTGAAAAGAgcacatttatttaaatttattcttctttttcattatctGTTTCTTGTAGGTACTCAACAAGTTGAAGTCGATGCAAATTGAGTCTTGGCATGCAAAGTCACAAAACAGTTGTATGAATGAAGGGAATCATCGAAGAGATAGTTTAGAAGAGCTTTGTTTATCTAGATTATCGGATACTGAGATCTTATATTCTTTTCTCCATAGCAACCCAAATCTGGAAAGCCTATCCTTGAGTGATTGTTTATTTGAAGAGATAGTGCctcttgaaaaaaatacaaaaattgaaacacTGGGAGTAGTTCCAAAGCTGAAAAACTTGAAGTTGATAAACTGTAAACTTAAAGATCTGGGCTTTGAAGAAGACATAATTCTTAGAAGGGTAGAACTCTTGCTTTTAAAAAGATGTCCTTGCATGACAACAGTGGTGTCTTCTTCGACATCTCTCAGTAGCTTAGTGAATCTTGAAGTTGATAACTGTGATGGATTAGAAAATCTAATGTCACCATCTACTGCAGAAAGCTTAGGTCAACTCAACACCATGAAGGTAACCAAATGTAAAAATCTAATGGAAATAGTAGGAAAAGATGCAGGGAATGCTAGcaaagttgtttttaaaaaattgaagacCCTGGAGCTTGTTTCTCTAAAGAAACTCCAGAGCTTTTGTAACTCTGAGAGTTGTGAATTTGAGTTTCCTTCGTTGGAAAGACTAGTGGTGAGTGCatgttataatatgaaaaaattttCTGACAAGGTCACGAGACGAAGCACACCCATTTTACAAAATGTATATGCGATACTTgaacaagagaagaaaagataCTGCTGGGAAGGTGACTTAAATGCCACAATACATAAAATGTTTCTGGATAAGGTATGTAATTTGAATGATCTTTTggactaaattttaattttacattttgttatttatctcttttttaattttacataattgtgatatataatcttttttaaaatatataaatagaaaaaaaaccgaatattatgataaaattagaGGAAGGGTAGTTTGAGATAATTCATAGACATATTTTTAGCTGACTGAGGAGTAATATAAATGTTCTTTCCAGAATAGAAGAGGAGAAGAATAATAGTTTTGCAATTTTGTCGATATAAAGTTCCATTTtcacaaataagaaaataagaaaaaagtgaaTGACAATTGATTGACTAAATATAGGGAAGTATAATGTATCTTAAGATTAActtaatgttaatatatattcacAGAAATTTTTTGAAGGCATGAACATGATGAGTTTCTCTGATGACGGAAagctaaaacaagaaatgaTGAGTTTATCTGATCACCTAGAACTAAATCGAGCCTGGCTAGGTGGTGAAGTTGATCCCCAAAGTATTCATAGTTGGTTCTACAGTTTGAAAGTTTTGAAGCTTGAGAAGTGTGAAATTCAGCAATGTGCAATTCCATCTAATATTCTTCCttatttgaaaaacttaaatgaaCTGATGGTGCAAGATTGCAACAATGTAGAAGTAGTTTTTGAGATGAATGTCACACAGGGAACAGGAACAACATTCCAATTGCAGAAATTAACTCTAAATCGACTATCAAAGCTTAAGAATGTGTGGAAAGGGAATGGTGAAGAAACTCGCAGCTTTCAAAATCTGCGGGAAGTGGCTGTTCTAGAGTGTCACATGATGCAAACTTTGTTTCCTGCAGCCCTGGTAAAAAATCTTAAGAAGCTTCACACACTTATGATTGGACGTAGTTGGGGGTTAGAAATTGTTGGAAAGGAAGACAATGCAGCATTAGCAACACAGAATTTGGTGTTTCCTTGTTTAACTACATTAGTTCTTGTTGACCTGCCAGAGCTCAATTACCTTTATCCAGAACCATTCACCGTGGAATGCCCcgtgttaaaatttttaagagtGTTAGATTGTCCGAAGTTGGATCTGTTTCCTCGTTTCTTAGATCTAAAAACGGTATGTAATATGCAGATTgcattcaatttatttattctttttttcatctaCTAATCCAGTTCCAATTCAAAGTCCTTTCTTTGTTTTACGTGTTATCCTTACTAGGTCGTTGCCAACCTTGAGCAATTGGTACTCGAAGGGAAACACAGTTTGGTGTTAGAGTCAAGTTTACAAGATCTTGAGTACTGCTTTGAGGATTTAAATTCTATTTCTCTGCGATTTGAtgttgatgaaaatgaaaagtctAATTTGCCTATTCAAATACTCCAAAGGGTGCCAAATTTACATGAAATGAGTATAAGTTCTTGCCATTGCCTAGACGCATTCCGCACTGAAATTTCTGAAATGAATAAAAAGGTGATGCTTACAGACTTGAAACGTTTGGATCTGAATGATGTATGGGAGCTCAAGTCTATTGGATCGGGGGATGTTCCATGGTTAGACATGATTTGTAAGAAGCTCCATAGATTATATGTTGCCAATTGTCCTCGTTTCATGGCAGTAATGCATTCCCCTTCTGCACAGTTTTTCTCCTGTTTGAAAGTGTTGTCTGTATTCAATTGTCAAAGATTGGAGTATTTATTCACATCATCAGCAGCAGAAAAGTTGACTCAGCTTGAGCGTATCCATCTGTACAAATGTAGATCGATAAAAGAAATAGTGGCAAAAGAGCAAGGTGAAACAACTTCAGGAGGGTTCAAATTGCAGCAGCTACGCTGCGTATCTTTGTCTTATTTATCAAGCTTGGAATGTTTTTATTCTGGAAATCGCACTTTGCAGTTACCCTCTTTGATAGAAGTTCGCATAATTGAGTGCCCCAAGATGGAAATTTTCTGTAAAGGATCAATGGGTCCCAATTTGTGTAAAGAAATTAGAACTTCCTATACCTCAAATAATGGATTGGTCATCGTGCATGATGATCTTAACTCCACTGTCAAAAAGGTGTTTCGACAACAGGTACTTCTTCCAAATTAATGTTTGTGTAGTTTAATGTCTTAATACATTTTATAagttatctaaaaaaaaatattagccACTTACACACTGTATGAAGACATACTCTAAGCCACATAGTGCCTTTTGCATGTTCATTCTTCTGCACGACTTAATGGAGTTTTACATTTCACACATTGATTGATTTTGCCACTAACAGCGGGAAAACTCAAGGTTGGATAAAGATAAGATGTTAGGAATAAAAAAGGAAGTAAGTTAGACACGTGTGAGACACGTATAAGGAGGATAATATGTTACAGtttgttagaagagagagagggTATAAATAAGAAAACCGAATAGGGGGAGAGGGGTATCAGATAGTTGTTGCCTTTGGGTATAGACTGGATATTTTCCAGTGGAGGAAGATTAGGCTTCCTTGGGGGTGACTCTTGTATTGTGATTCACTCATACACCAttaatacatatacatatacttttccattttttattggAGAGTTGTGGTGAGAAGAGGGTCTCGATTAGGTTATTCGTATAAAGTAACCTAACATAAGACAATTTGCCTTTTACGTTACACTTTGTATTCTGATAATTAACCGTGAATCTACAATGTTGGATGCAGATTGGACAATTTTgcattacaaatatatatttttttacaatacaaaataagaGTTGTCTGCTTACCCAATAGGTCCAATTTACTGACTGCGTGAATTAAATTCTTGCTGTAGGGGATATGGATCCTAAAACTTTATACTCAGTTTTTTTGTAGTGCATAGGATGTACACGCAAATTTTAACTCACATgtactaataaaattaattgaagtgTTCTATATTCAAAGTCAGCATTGTACAATTCAATCAATAAATAACCTAGCTATATATGGGCCCTCTGAAAGAAGTACCTATTCcttggaaaaataagataacaGAAAAAACATATAGGAAAATAAATGATGAATGGAAGACATTCAAATTAAAGACGAGAAAACCAGAAAGTAAAATACTTCAAatggtaaaagaagaaaaagagtacAACAGTTGAAACTGTACCGTACAGTTAAACAATGTGAAACCTTACATACtcatctttattctttttgtatgCGCAGAATCATATAGTTTTCGGGGATTCTCGTATGTTGCAAGACATATGGAAATCAGTGACACTCCCCGAAGGGTATTTCCACAATTTAACTTCTATGGTAGTTGAAGGTTGTGAATTTTTATCAGATGCAATACTACCTTCCCATTTACTTCATTTGCTCAGTAACTTGAAAAGGTTGCAAGTGCGGAGATGTAATTCTCTAAAGGCAGTATTTATTCATACTAAGATCACTAATATGGGACCTCAAGGAAGTCTCACTCATCTGGAAGAACTTCATGTGGAAAACTGTGTAGAGTTGGTGGCAATTGTTGCAAAGTTTGAAGCAGAAATTGATGAAGCTAATAAAGAGATAACTATATTCTCCACCATAACCTTGTTGAGGCTATCGCATTTGCCAAAACTAAGGTGCATATATCCCGAAATGCACATGTTAAAATGGGATATGTTAAAAGAGTTGCATGTTGAACATTGCCAAAAGCTGAAGTTTTTTGCAACAGAGTATCAAAActctaaatatttaaatcaagATCATCAAGATAGGGTTTCAACAGCTCAGCAAGAAGTTGTCTCTCTTGAAAAGGTATTGCTGTTTAAAAAGACGAGGCCTAAATCACACTGCATTTTTTGTTTACGCATACATTTATTGTATTGGGACTTTTTTTAAGGTTATTATTGGGACATCCAACATATACTCTGTCAATTTTTGTGATTAACCTTATATTTTCTGTACATTTATCTATCTACTGAGGAGAAATTTGTAGTTAGTGATAGGCTAAGCTCcggaaaaaaaattagacaagtaCAAAGGTCAACTTTAGCTTAAGATGATATGCACTGTATTTAGGCGTGGCCTGTCTCATACAAAactacaataattttaaaatgacaaTAGGTCAATCTTGAAAaggttttgtaaaataaatttcaaattaaattggtGAACGTAACTGATTTAAATTAATCTGTTTTTCaggaagtaaatttttatattttttttcgtaAAAGCACTTGTTATAAAAAGTTCGAATCAAGTCTATTCTTTTGGCCTTctaatgttttctatttattttgaatcGAAGGTTACTCCCTGCTTGAAGGTAATGTCACTTGGTAAGGAAGAAGCAGTGATGATTGAGCAAGGAAAACTTCAGATCGATCTCCCAAAATTAAGCTCGCTCAAGTTGCAGTGCTTTGATGATGAACAAGGGGATGCATTTCCATTTATTTTTGGTTCGAAGATGTCACTGTCACTCCCCACTATCAAAAAGCTTGTGTTGCTTCATTGTGCCTTCAAAGAGATATTCCCCACTCAAGCACTAGGCATGGATTGTACTAAAATCCTTTCACAGCTTAAAACATTGGAGCTTGTGAGTCTCTCCCAACTTAAATCCATAGGATTAGAGCACTCTTGGGTAATGCCCTTACTACAAAATCTAAAAACGTTACTTGTTAGGGACTGCCACTATTTGTCAAACTTGACACCGTCCACTGTGTCTTTCTCTAACCTGATAAAGCTTAATGTAAAGCATTGTAGTAAGCTGAAATACTTGTTCACGTTTTCAACTACTAAAACATTGGTTGTATTGAAGGAGATTTACATAACCAATTGTAAATCGCTGAAAACGATAGTGGTTGAGGATAGAGATGGAGGTCACCTGATTGAAGATAATGAGGTAGAGGAGGAAGGAGAAGGTGACGgtaatgaagatgatgatgaagaggaggaggCACAACATGAGAGCGAAGACAAAGAAatcgatgatgatgatgatgatgatgatgatgaagacaaagaaaaaatgGATGAAGCTAAAACTAATGCTGAAGGTGGTGGAGATGAAGGTGAAAATGAGGGTGGCAATGATGCAAAACATGGTatggagaaggagaaggagggaGATGGTGCAGGTGAAGATGACAAGAATGAAGCTA from the Vigna radiata var. radiata cultivar VC1973A unplaced genomic scaffold, Vradiata_ver6 scaffold_292, whole genome shotgun sequence genome contains:
- the LOC106778986 gene encoding uncharacterized protein LOC106778986 (The sequence of the model RefSeq protein was modified relative to this genomic sequence to represent the inferred CDS: added 237 bases not found in genome assembly), with amino-acid sequence MDSLIAGLHKFLTSPLLKAWLNEQLIHLKSYEARVRELKGVVENLKNVRDEIQHKVDEEELRRGREIPVEEKEWIERVEELISEYVDFIKDPDHKLALFDLWESGYLPKPGIRYRQSRKAYDITRKANGLLQRANFDTFSYWSGPPSMAAFFSNVGYESFPSREETMKKIIAELEKPSVRMIGLHGLSGMGKTTLVKEVVKVALEAKKIDVVTMASVTRNPDIRKIQGQIADSLGIILDEESXVARAARIXKRLKXEKEKTLIILDDLWEKVDFNMLGIPYEIHNHTGLKXVKEGKSVHVDSLMNQKEGSPKEPHGASDELKTEKTRSQYKGCKVLLISESKTVLLTQMGRKENCVFCLEALKEKETEMLFKKMAGMGDYNSKFQKLGAQIANKCNGLPMTIVTTARALKKQSPFVWEDILRKLEWQKLTGAPELSTKLSYDLLEDDELKYTFLLCARMGHDALIMDLVKYCIGLGFLQGIYTVRETRDRVCTLVEKLKESGLLSDSYSRDQFTMQNIIRNAALSIANKEKHLFTVTKGKIDEWPEKLDEYAAISLHHCNFIEGFPRRIKYPGLRVFHFNNNDPHLKVPTNFFKGMKGLKVLILTGIHLSLLESSVSSLIELRMLCLEQCTLEELSIIGMLKKLRILSFSRSDIEKLPVELQKLKKLQIFDLSNCSKLKEIPSGVISNLVCLEELYMRNTLIHWEKEELTRQSKIGLLSELKHLSQLTTLDIQIPEVSHLPKTLFFDKLYSYKIVIGDLSALLETDFKIPEMYETSRFLAIRLKDGFDIHSLKGVKMLFEGVQSLLLEELNTVHDLFYRLNLKGFPYLKHLFIVNNFTIQSLIYPKDRQQSQHPEKAFPKLESLHLYNLKKIKNICSCKLSEPSFGKLKVIKINLCGQLKSVFSISMVNLLTALETIEVSECYSLTEIVSVEESQSNTQESKLVFPKLLYLKLQSLSLCGKFYSITEEKLFNEKVDVSKLERMELSSIPITEIWNYHHSNRSLFKNLTHLDVNGCWKLEHLISFSMAKCLGSLQSLFVSECGNMKGIFPDSMQMEGDIFPKLKNIKLSSMKSLRKIWPSDLPSKSFSKLDTLIIEKCDKLVSVFPHYYEGIFHSLCNLTVTKCTQMQTIFDTYDKMRYVGVVSLQDLHLEILPNLKHVWKLEKGKGGILELKNLQKIMVQNCYCLENIFPFSVAENLGNLEYLVVSYCVELREIVAKSAAVNTAKLLFKFPKLRSIKFSVLPRLTSFYPGAFQLCCPTLNDLSIEYCDLLEPFQKETVDVEGKCVLFSEEVLNKLKSMQIESWHAKSQNSCMNEGNHRRDSLEELCLSRLSDTEILYSFLHSNPNLESLSLSDCLFEEIVPLEKNTKIETLGVVPKLKNLKLINCKLKDLGFEEDIILRRVELLLLKRCPCMTTVVSSSTSLSSLVNLEVDNCDGLENLMSPSTAESLGQLNTMKVTKCKNLMEIVGKDAGNASKVVFKKLKTLELVSLKKLQSFCNSESCEFEFPSLERLVVSACYNMKKFSDKVTRRSTPILQNVYAILEQEKKRYCWEGDLNATIHKMFLDKKFFEGMNMMSFSDDGKLKQEMMSLSDHLELNRAWLGGEVDPQSIHSWFYSLKVLKLEKCEIQQCAIPSNILPYLKNLNELMVQDCNNVEVVFEMNVTQGTGTTFQLQKLTLNRLSKLKNVWKGNGEETRSFQNLREVAVLECHMMQTLFPAALVKNLKKLHTLMIGRSWGLEIVGKEDNAALATQNLVFPCLTTLVLVDLPELNYLYPEPFTVECPVLKFLRVLDCPKLDLFPRFLDLKTVVANLEQLVLEGKHSLVLESSLQDLEYCFEDLNSISLRFDVDENEKSNLPIQILQRVPNLHEMSISSCHCLDAFRTEISEMNKKVMLTDLKRLDLNDVWELKSIGSGDVPWLDMICKKLHRLYVANCPRFMAVMHSPSAQFFSCLKVLSVFNCQRLEYLFTSSAAEKLTQLERIHLYKCRSIKEIVAKEQGETTSGGFKLQQLRCVSLSYLSSLECFYSGNRTLQLPSLIEVRIIECPKMEIFCKGSMGPNLCKEIRTSYTSNNGLVIVHDDLNSTVKKVFRQQNHIVFGDSRMLQDIWKSVTLPEGYFHNLTSMVVEGCEFLSDAILPSHLLHLLSNLKRLQVRRCNSLKAVFIHTKITNMGPQGSLTHLEELHVENCVELVAIVAKFEAEIDEANKEITIFSTITLLRLSHLPKLRCIYPEMHMLKWDMLKELHVEHCQKLKFFATEYQNSKYLNQDHQDRVSTAQQEVVSLEKVTPCLKVMSLGKEEAVMIEQGKLQIDLPKLSSLKLQCFDDEQGDAFPFIFGSKMSLSLPTIKKLVLLHCAFKEIFPTQALGMDCTKILSQLKTLELVSLSQLKSIGLEHSWVMPLLQNLKTLLVRDCHYLSNLTPSTVSFSNLIKLNVKHCSKLKYLFTFSTTKTLVVLKEIYITNCKSLKTIVVEDRDGGHLIEDNEVEEEGEGDGNEDDDEEEEAQHESEDKEIDDDDDDDDDEDKEKMDEAKTNAEGGGDEGENEGGNDAKHGMEKEKEGDGAGEDDKNEAKANVKVEGDGDGNENENAGDGVNDGNECEDEITFKKLERLTLRSLPKLRSFYSGISTLNFLSLEEVSVSKCCTAKLFCRDDKIPKKLRVKIDDCKRDMNFVKMQQMRQRHHDSC